TATCCCCGTGTCGAGTATACGTCTGAGAGTCGTAGGTACGAGTGAGACCTGTGTTACGCCGTACTCGGCGATATTTTCGACAGTCTCCTCGGCGTCGAAGCCCTCCTGTACGACCGCCGCGGTGCCGTGGAGAGCCGCACGGAAGACGTGTGAGAGACCACCCATGTGGTACATAGGGAGACAGACCAGACGTCTGTCGTCGGGGAGATGTCCGAGACGGAAAGCCGACGCCGTCGCACTCGTCAAGAAGTTACCGTAGCTCAGACAGACGGGCTTGGGATCTCCCGTGGTTCCCGACGTAAAAGGGATACACGCCGTTTCCGAGGCGTCGCGGGACAGACGTACCGGGGTGGGATCGGATACGGCTTCGAGACGGGTTACGGAGTCGGAGTCGGAGTCGGTATTAGGCTCGTCGACAGTAGCCAGACTGACGTCTGGGTCGGTCTCGACCGTGTCCTCGGTCTCAGAGTCACAGACGACAGCCGAGACGTCGGCGGCTTCGACTCTGTCTGACACCTCAGAGGACGTAAGACGTGCGTTTATGGGAACCAGAGTCGCGTTGAGACGCATCGATGCATGGACGAGAGAGACATACTCGACGCGTGTCTCCATGACTACGCCGAGATGGTCGTCCTCGTCGACCCCGAGGCGTCTCAGACTCCGGCTCAAGCCGTCAACCCGTCTGTCGAGTTCGGCGTAGCTCATCCTGTCGTCGGTCTCTGCATCTATGACCGCCGTCTTATCGGGCGTCGCCTCAGCGCGGTGGGCGAGTGGGTCGTAGAAACTACCAGACACCGTCCACCTCCGAGTTTCCGGAGCCGTCGGATAGACGTATGAAGCCGTTCTCTACTAAGCCGTCTCCGAGATCTTCTGCGAGCATATCCCCGGTGCCGAGACCACACGCAGTCTCGACACGTAGACTCGCCGCGAGATGTGCGCCCGCCGAACGTCCGACGACTGTCTCGATGAGGTTCGAGACGACAGGAACGACTCGGTTTTGGCGAGCCATCTCGCCGACCTCGTGGGCTTTCTCGACGCCACCGAAACTCATCGGCTTGAGAACGACATAGTCGGCGGCTTCCTCCTCGACGACCTCGCTGACCGAGTGGTCTATGAGGCTTTCGTCGACGCCTATGTCGAGGTCAGTAGAACGTCTGAGCCTCGAATGTCCCTCTAGGTCGTCGGCTTCGAGAGGCTGTTCGAGGTACTCGAACGAGCCGAGGTCGGAGACGCCGTAAGCAAACTCCGACGCCTCGTCGTAGCTCCAGCCTCCGTTAGCGTCGGCGCGTATCTTGACGTCGTACTCGTCGTCTATGGCGCGTACGCGTTCGACGTCTTCGTCGAGGTCTCTCGATCCGACCTTTATTTTGACAGTCGGATATCCGTCGTCAACGTATTCCCCGACACTCCGAAGAGTCTCGTCAACGTCTGCGTCTCCGACCGTGGCGTTGAGTCGTACAGTCCTCCGTATGTCGTCGTTGGAGTCGCCGAGGTACTCATAGAGAGGGACGCCACGCCTCTTCGCCCTCAGGTCTGCGAGTGCCAGAGAAATGCCGTACCTTGCGGATGGAGTCTCGTGTGACGGAAGGGATTCCCGAAGGTCGTCGGTGTCTGTCGAACCGAGACTTTCGAGGGATCTGTAGACCGCGTTCTCCGCCTCGTCGTGGGTCTCAGTCCACGGTGGCAGGGGAGTCGCCTCTCCGTATCCCGTGTATTCGCCGTCGGTGAGTCGTATCAGGAAGCCGTCGCGTGACTCTATCTCACCCCTTGCGGTTGAGAGCGGCTTCTTGAGGTCGAGCGAGAAACACGCGTACTCGGCTTCGAGGGAAGTCAAGATACCACCATCCCTGCTGCGAACAGAGCCGAGTAGACTGCGAGTAGCTTTCCTGTGCCTTCGAGGGCAGGGTTGAGACCGTCCTCGTTCGACTCGGTCGCTACGGTCGTGAGGAGGCTGATCGCGTAGGGGACTGTGAGGAAAGGAAGTAGGACGAACGCGCCGAAGTCGGGACGGGTGAATAGGTAGAGCGGGACAGCATACGACAGAGCTACGAGTAGACCGTACTCGAACCGGCTCGCTGTGTAGCCGATCAGGACAGCGAGAGTCTTCTTTCCGGCTTGGGCGTCGGTTTCGAGGTCACGTATGTTGTTGACGACGAGTATCCCCGTCTCGAATCCCGCGACACCGAGGCTCGCCACGACAGCCTCGGATGTGAGAGTCCCGGGTGGCGGCACTACAGTAGAGAGAGCGACACCGACCGCCGACGCTGCCTGTACGTAGTAGGTTCCCGTGACCCCTACGACACCGAAGAAGACGAAGACGAAGAGGTCGCCGAGTCCGTGGTAGCCGATAGGATACGGACCCCCTGTGTAGATTATACCGCTGATTATGCTGAGGACTCCGACGGCGAGTATCACGGCTCCTCCGACCTTCACGAGATAGAGTCCTACCACGAATGCGAGTCCGAAGGTGAGAGCGGTTCCTCTCTTTACTGTCTCGGGAGGTATGAGACCCTGCTGTGTCACTCGGGTGTATCCCTCCGACTCGTCGGTGTCGGCTCCCTTGACGGCGTCGTAGTAGTCGTTGGCGAAGTTGGCACCTATCTGTATCAGGAGCGCGGAGACGAGAGCGACGAGTGCGGCGAGTGGGTCGAAGACTCCGTCGTGTAGGGCGAGACCTGTTCCGACAACTACGGGGGCGACCCCCGCGGGAAAAGTGTGGGGACGTGCGGCTATGACCCAGGCACGGACGCGTGAGACGTCTTTCGGGTTCGTGTCTGTCATTCCTTGGCTTGGCTTGGTTAGATTAGTAATGCCACGGGAAGTCGTCGAACTCGGGGTCGCGGTCTTCGAGGAAGGCGTCCCTTCCTTCCTTCGCCTCGTCGGTCATGTAGGCGAGACGTGTAGCCTCTCCGGCGAAGACCTGCTGACCCACCATGCCGTCGGTATCGAGGTTGAATCCGTACTTGAGCATCCTTATCGCAGTCGGGCTCTTCGAGTTGATCTCTCCCGCCCAGTCGAGGGCGACGTCTTCGAGGTCTTGGTGTGAGACAGTCTCGTTGACCATTCCCATCTCGTCTGCTTCGTCGGCGGAGTAGGTCTTTCCGACGAAGAATATCTCGCGCGCCTTCTTGTGTCCGACCTGGTGGGCGAGGTAGGCGCTTCCGAATCCGGCGTCGAACGACGCGACGTCGGGGTCGGTCTGTTTGAACTTGGCGTGTTCCTCGCTCGCTATAGTCATGTCACAGACGACGTGGAGAGAGTGTCCGCCTCCGACCGCCCATCCCGGGACGACAGCGATCACGGGCTTGGGTATGTGGCGTATGAGACGCTGGACTTCGAGTATATGGAGACGTCCGGTTCCTGAGGTGTCTTCGGGTTCGGAATCGGAGTCGCCGTCTTCATTTCCATCTCCGTATCCGTAGCCCGAGTCGCCTCTCACCGACTGGTCTCCCCCCGAACAGAAAGCCCAGCCTCCGTCTTCGGCGGGTCCGTTGCCCGTGAGAAGGACACAGCCGACGTCTGTCTGTCTCTTCGCGTGTTCGAGAGCGTCGTAGAGCTCGTCGACCGTCTGGGGTCGGAATGCGTTCCTGACGTCGGGACGGTCGAACGCGATACGTACGGTGCCGTGGTCTACGGCACGGTGGTAGGTGATGTCGTCGAACTTATGTCCGAGATCGACGGTCTCCCATCTCTCGGGGTCAAATATATCCGAGACCATTAGAGTATACTCCGTAGCCGCGCCCAAAAACTCTCGTGTTTCCGTCTCATCCGACTTCGTCACGTATCTCGGCAGTGACCTCCTCACGCCTCCGGTGGCTAGCCTCGGAGTCAGTGACCGCCTCGATGACACAGGAGCCGTCCGACGAGACTGATCGCGTGAAGGCGTCGCGGAAAGAGTCGAGGTCGTCGACACGTTCGAATCCGAGTCCGTAGAGGTCGGTCGTGTGTTCGAAGTCGAGTCCGTGAGGTGTCCTGAACTGCTGAGTAAACGGCGGGTCGTACTCCTCGATGGGGAGCATATGGAAGATGCCGCCGCCGTCGTTGTTTATCTCGACTACGGTAACGTCGACGTCACATCTCTCGACCGCGAGGAGTCCGTTGGTGTCGTGGTAGTAGGCGAGGTCACCTGTGACGAGGACGAGTTCGCCGTCGACAGCACTTCCGACTCCTAATGCCGTACTCGTAATGCCGTCTATTCCGCTCGCTCCCCTGTTTCCGAAGACGTCTACATTGGCGTCGCGGGGCTTTCCGAATCTGTCGAGGTCACGTACAGGCATGCTGTTCGAGACGAAGACAGTCGAGGAGTCGGGGACGAGCCTCGCTACCTCGTGGAGTATGCCGCCCTCGAAGTAGCCGTGGCGTGACGAGAAGGCGTCCCAGTACTCCGACTCGGTTTCTCGGATACGTCTCTCCCAGTCTCCTGGAGATCTCTCGACCTTCTCCGCAATTTCGCGGCAGAAGACGTTGGGGTCGGCGACTACGAGGCTCTGGGTTGTAAAACGCGCGTCTGTGTACTCCCCCGCCGAGTTGACGGCTATCTGGTACGAGTCGGAGTCACGCAGGTAGTTCTTGAGTCTCTTCGATGTCGGAGCGTCGCCGAGTCTGATGACGACCTCGGGAGGCTCGATCAGGTCTATGTAGGTGTCGTAGCCTCCCAAGACGTTCACGTCCGACGAGAAACGAACCCCGGAGAGTGGGTCTGCGGCGACGGCAAAGCCTACGGAGTCAGCGAGTCTCTCGACGGCTTCGGGGTCGAGGGTGTCGGAAGGTCCTACGACTAAGAGTCCCGAGGAGGCAGACTCGACCGTGTCGGCTATGTCGCGCAGGTCTTCGGAGTCGAGCTTTCTGTGTCCGTGCGTGGTCTCGACGTAGCTCGTGTCACGTCCCTCGGCTCCGGCTCTCGACTCGAAGCCAGGGGGTACCTCATCTTCTACCTCAGTAGGTTCGAGAGGCTTCCGGAAAGGAAAGTTGAGATGGACAGGTCCGCTTTCGGCGGTAGTCGACTCCGAGACTGCGCGGCTGACCGTGACACGTAACGACCGGAGCTTTCTGTCGTCA
The Candidatus Afararchaeum irisae genome window above contains:
- the menE gene encoding o-succinylbenzoate--CoA ligase, which gives rise to MSGSFYDPLAHRAEATPDKTAVIDAETDDRMSYAELDRRVDGLSRSLRRLGVDEDDHLGVVMETRVEYVSLVHASMRLNATLVPINARLTSSEVSDRVEAADVSAVVCDSETEDTVETDPDVSLATVDEPNTDSDSDSVTRLEAVSDPTPVRLSRDASETACIPFTSGTTGDPKPVCLSYGNFLTSATASAFRLGHLPDDRRLVCLPMYHMGGLSHVFRAALHGTAAVVQEGFDAEETVENIAEYGVTQVSLVPTTLRRILDTGIDTQLDSLRYVLLGGAPASEDLLRESREAGVRVCPTYGMTETASQISTVSPGSVFETEDEAETPGVGQPLVSTRVSILGDDGEPVKTGETGEIVVSGSTVTDGYYRLPDETSEAFCEYGLKTGDLGYRDETGRLYVVGRKDDVIITGGENVNPNEVTEILLEHPRLEDAGVIGVDDEEWGERICALVVPVDGDEVDVRGYCRERLAGYKCPRTVAFVDEIPRTESGTVDRAAARGLLGTESESESESESKSE
- the menC gene encoding o-succinylbenzoate synthase, which encodes MTSLEAEYACFSLDLKKPLSTARGEIESRDGFLIRLTDGEYTGYGEATPLPPWTETHDEAENAVYRSLESLGSTDTDDLRESLPSHETPSARYGISLALADLRAKRRGVPLYEYLGDSNDDIRRTVRLNATVGDADVDETLRSVGEYVDDGYPTVKIKVGSRDLDEDVERVRAIDDEYDVKIRADANGGWSYDEASEFAYGVSDLGSFEYLEQPLEADDLEGHSRLRRSTDLDIGVDESLIDHSVSEVVEEEAADYVVLKPMSFGGVEKAHEVGEMARQNRVVPVVSNLIETVVGRSAGAHLAASLRVETACGLGTGDMLAEDLGDGLVENGFIRLSDGSGNSEVDGVW
- a CDS encoding 1,4-dihydroxy-2-naphthoate polyprenyltransferase, coding for MTDTNPKDVSRVRAWVIAARPHTFPAGVAPVVVGTGLALHDGVFDPLAALVALVSALLIQIGANFANDYYDAVKGADTDESEGYTRVTQQGLIPPETVKRGTALTFGLAFVVGLYLVKVGGAVILAVGVLSIISGIIYTGGPYPIGYHGLGDLFVFVFFGVVGVTGTYYVQAASAVGVALSTVVPPPGTLTSEAVVASLGVAGFETGILVVNNIRDLETDAQAGKKTLAVLIGYTASRFEYGLLVALSYAVPLYLFTRPDFGAFVLLPFLTVPYAISLLTTVATESNEDGLNPALEGTGKLLAVYSALFAAGMVVS
- a CDS encoding 1,4-dihydroxy-2-naphthoyl-CoA synthase translates to MVSDIFDPERWETVDLGHKFDDITYHRAVDHGTVRIAFDRPDVRNAFRPQTVDELYDALEHAKRQTDVGCVLLTGNGPAEDGGWAFCSGGDQSVRGDSGYGYGDGNEDGDSDSEPEDTSGTGRLHILEVQRLIRHIPKPVIAVVPGWAVGGGHSLHVVCDMTIASEEHAKFKQTDPDVASFDAGFGSAYLAHQVGHKKAREIFFVGKTYSADEADEMGMVNETVSHQDLEDVALDWAGEINSKSPTAIRMLKYGFNLDTDGMVGQQVFAGEATRLAYMTDEAKEGRDAFLEDRDPEFDDFPWHY
- the menD gene encoding 2-succinyl-5-enolpyruvyl-6-hydroxy-3-cyclohexene-1-carboxylic-acid synthase, coding for MTPPNANILWSETVVDELVKNGVKEVCISPGSRSTPLTYSFSQHPEVRVYSHLDERSSAFFALGRGKATQRPTPLVCTSGTAAANFHPAVIEADESDVPLVVLTADRPPELRDTAANQTIDQEKLYGDSVRWYKDVAEPEADDRKLRSLRVTVSRAVSESTTAESGPVHLNFPFRKPLEPTEVEDEVPPGFESRAGAEGRDTSYVETTHGHRKLDSEDLRDIADTVESASSGLLVVGPSDTLDPEAVERLADSVGFAVAADPLSGVRFSSDVNVLGGYDTYIDLIEPPEVVIRLGDAPTSKRLKNYLRDSDSYQIAVNSAGEYTDARFTTQSLVVADPNVFCREIAEKVERSPGDWERRIRETESEYWDAFSSRHGYFEGGILHEVARLVPDSSTVFVSNSMPVRDLDRFGKPRDANVDVFGNRGASGIDGITSTALGVGSAVDGELVLVTGDLAYYHDTNGLLAVERCDVDVTVVEINNDGGGIFHMLPIEEYDPPFTQQFRTPHGLDFEHTTDLYGLGFERVDDLDSFRDAFTRSVSSDGSCVIEAVTDSEASHRRREEVTAEIRDEVG